A window of Misgurnus anguillicaudatus chromosome 3, ASM2758022v2, whole genome shotgun sequence genomic DNA:
ACAATCGATTGTATGCACAGATGCACTAATACAGATATGAATGCATCTTCAGGCACACACAAACTGGTTTTACTATACTACTAAGGGCATATAAGAACAAGTTATTAATAATCTTTCTGTAGTGTCTGTATTAAAACAAAAGACATAAAGCAAAGCACTCAGCCctttaaagtgtaattaaacATCAAGACTAATTCTGGTTATTAAAAGCATTTATTGATGCCATCAATTCACTCCACTAATAGACTGAGTCTTCACAATTGTTTCCCATTTCTGTGCATGTATTTGTGCACTTGTgacaaaagtgtttttttacactAAGTGCTTTTTATAATTCAGCATGAGGTGTCACAAATAATGGACACTGTCTAGCGCAAACAGCTACTAAAGTGAAATTTAGTAGCTTAATATCGCAGATGTGCGACAGCTGCTATAGACTGCTCACTGACCTATCAGCACACTTGAAATGACTCAAACTTTTCATcccacatttacatttatacatttggcagatgctttatccAAATCGGCAAAATTCCATTGAAGGTACATATTTTAGCATTATCAGGTTTTGTGCTGGtatttgagctacaggaacatacTGCAATCTGTACTCTGAGATGTAttgaatattaaatattattaatattaagcTAAATGTTTCAAGGACGGCACCAACATGCATATTCACGTCAACTTTACATCTCAGGAGTAGTGTGAAACGTCActcatcattatcaaaaatagaaagaaagcaTCACAGGTGTGCAAGAGACACAGGAGAGGGTGGATGCAAGAAGGCACAATCTGTAATGGTTTGGTTTTcagaaaactaaataaaactaaCTAAATAAGACACTAAACAATATACAATCATTTGCAAGGTGTGCAAGAAGACAGTTGTAACCAAGCGTGGTAGAACTACCAAATTTCTTTCATCACCTCATTTACAAAGGCATAAGTGAACTAAGTGGCTGCTTATGGGCCCCGTGGCCACCAGGGCGCataaaatgacagtttaattgTTATATAATTGTTCTGATATATCTGCCACGCATTCGGTATGAGATTCATGCACTACCTTTTAAAAAAACCCTATACCATacacatattggtaccaatatgtacctctgaggtactattaTTAACTtcaaggtgtactttttgaaacgGTACCAccacagtgacagctagggactatTGACTATTTTTTTCCTGACAGAGTTTTTGCACTAAACCTTttaaatgttctttttaatatcATGTTTTAACTGGGGCAAAAGAaaatcatatattttttaattattctagAGCAAAAGCAAAAATATCGAGATGCCCATTTCTTTTACTCAGTGCCATCTACTAGTTAAAATGTTGAGAAACTGTATGTCAAGAAGTGCATTTAAATTGGGGGACTCTGATAGATCCGGgtcaaaacattaataaattcTCGCCCACCATTTTATCATGATCTGCATTTTCAACAAGGTTATAGATGGTTTAATTTACATGTGTTTGGAAAGGTAATGAGGTGAGTGTGTTGTGATTTCAGTTTTCTTATATCGTTTGACCGCGCATGGCAGTGTTACAACAGTGACATCAAGCGAGCACATACTGTACGCCAAAAGCGACAGTTTCCTCATACTTCTCATTCTTATTTCTACTGAGCTCGTTGTCATGTCAGTATAGTATCACtataaaacaaagaaaacgCATTTTATCCTTGCTACAATACCTACTATAGCACAGGTTTACGCGCAGGTTGCAAAGGTCTTTTCTGAGACCTGACGTTATTAAAAGGCAGTCGTAAACCCTTTAACATTAAAAGATGTTGTAGGTACTTCAGTAGTCCGTCCTCTCCGTCTTATGATCTGGAGGCGGGGCGGCGCACCGTCAGTTTAATGTTGTCAGCACGTGGATAGTTGAGTCCCGGGCGGGCAGGGCGCGCGGCGTTTCGCTCGGGCGGAGAAAGCGCGAGGATGCTGAGAGGGACGCCCGTGAAAGGACGAGCAGGTCTTGCGGATTTAAAAGACGGCGTCCGAGGGTGATGATCGCTACAAAGTCATCCCGGGATGGGTCTCTCTTTACCAAGCCATTTCATAGCCAAATGATTCGTAAATGCGCGTAACAGAACGGGATTAAAACGGTAAGAAGACACGGGAAAGAAACTGCTGCTGCTGTTAACAAAGTGAAATATTATACATCGCAGCTCGAGGGATTGATTGAAGACTTTTCAAAATCAATATGGATAACTTAAGCTTTTCAAACCAAGACAGCTACACTGACACTGGTAATGTATCCACTGGGAATACTACAAGTCAGTATTCACCAGCCACCATTATAGGGCTTGGAGGGCTGGTGGGCTTTCTCATCTTGTTTACCATAGTGGGAAATGTACTGGTTGTGATCGCCGTTTTGACAAGCAGAGCTCTCAAGCCACCACAAAATCTGTTTCTTGTGTCTCTGGCCAGTGCGGACATTCTGGTGGCCACGCTGATAATGCCCTTCTCCCTTGCTAATGAATTAATGGGCTACTGGTTTTTTGGAAAAGTTTGGTGTGATATCTATTTGGCGCTAGATGTTCTTTTCTGCACATCGTCTATTGTTCACCTGTGTGCCATAAGTCTGGACAGGTACTGGTCTGTGACACAAGCCGTTGAGTATAACCTCAAGCGGACGCCTCGCAGGGTGAAGGGCATGATTGTGGTTGTCTGGTTGATCGCAGCCGTCATCTCCTTCCCCCCGCTCATCTCCATGGATCGGAATAAAGAGGGTGATAGCAGCGAACCGCAATGCCAGCTGAACGACCTCACGTGGTACATTCTCTACTCCAGCATCGGGTCGTTCTTCGCCCCGTGCGTCATCATGATCCTCGTTTACATCCGAATCTACCAGGTGGCTAAGACCAGAACCAGGACCATGTCTGAAAAGCGCCGGGATACGGAGGCAGAGTCAGGAACGCCTCGGTTGGAGAACGGCCTGAGCCGGGAGGATTCGAGGCGTGAAAACGGGCACTGCGCCTCGTCGCCACCCGGTGAACACAAACCGGGCGAGGACGACCCAGATGCTGACCTGGAAGACAGCAGCTCATCTGACGAGAAGGCCAAGCGAGGGAAGAACGAGACGGCGCCCCGAAAAGACAGGCGTTTTAGCCGCAAGAACAGCTCTTGTTCCAAGCATTCCAGTCGGAAGTCCCGTGCCAGCAGCAAGTCCCTCGACTTGTTCTCTTCTCGCAGAAAAAGAAGGAACACCATTTCCAGGAAAAAGATCTCACAGGCGAGAGAGAAACGATTCACCTTTGTGCTGGCCGTTGTGATGGGCGTCTTTGTGGTCTGCTGGTTTCCGTTTTTCTTCAGCTATAGTCTGTATGGGATCTGCCGGGAACCCTGTGCCATCCCCGAAACcctttttaaatttttcttctGGATCGGTTACTGCAACAGCTCCCTCAACCCTGTAATCTACACCATCTTCAACCAGGACTTCCGACGGGCTTTTCAGAAAATCCTGTGCAAGTCCTGGAAAAGGTCTTTTTAGAGCACAATGGCAGCTTGTCGCAACATCCGGTGCCATGTATAGGTGGTTGGCATGACAGAAAGGCTTTTGGGTGTTTACGAGGAAAggactgttttttattttttagaaataccACTGCCTCTGTATCATTGCATTGACAATCTTTACACACCAATGACAGTGATATTTGTTGTGTGATAATGCTTTTTTTGAGGACAGCAAATGATGGTCACATGGGTGGTACCCAAACCTAAAGATGCTTTAAAAAGACCCACCTGAACTTGGTAGCACTGCACTGCATtagaggaaacaagcttatctTTATGATGGCTGCAGGCACTCCCAAGATATCATGATACATTTTTATGATGACTTTGCACATATGGCTTGTCTCATTGTGACGGGAGAGCTATGTAACATGAAAGCTGTGTCCTTTTTCATGGTGACaaagagaagaaaaagaaaaggtGATTTAGCAGAAAATGCACTGGGTCTTTCCAGCTGAGCGAGGCGCAACGGACACTCTTGGTTAGGTAGGGCTTTACCCCCTTAGAAGGTTGTCAGCAAATGACAGATGAAAGCAGAGCGTTGCCCTGATGTGGTTGGGTACTGCGTAGCTCTTCTCGGGGGTGCAAATTTCTGTCGGAGTAGAGCTGTGTTAAAAACTGTTCTTAATTGTCCTTCAGTGAAATTTATCACTGTACTGCTGCTCTCTTACACATTAAAAATGCCATAAAAAGATACAAAATAAGAGCTATTTACTGGATTAAACTATTTATTAGATTAGAAGTCATTTTCAAGGATGATAAATgatgatttatttatatacagtacaggaTTTATTTATCAGATTCTAAAAACGAAATAAGCTTGTGGCTATGCTTGTATAATGCCTCCGATTTGTTCAAAAGATCTTAGCGATAAAATCCAGTATGATATAGGAAGCTGTTGTATATTTATAAGGGCAAACCATTTTACTCaacattgtttgtttttgtatattatGAAACATCTCCCTTGATGGATGTTGGGCTTCTCTCATTTTCTATTCCATTGTGATATCTTGAAATGACTGGCAGGTCACTACAAGCACAGCTGATGATCGaacaaaactgaacaaataaatGGATTGTAATTCTCTCTGAGTCACGTTCTGTTGTGAGTAGAGTTTTCTATGATACGCAGCTTTATTTTTACCCTTCATGTATCTTTTGGGCTTATTATATAATTAGATGTGGCtgcttataaataaataaaaaatgttttaaggtTTTGTCATTTTGCAGACAAAACGCAGGCAGGATCTTACTTTCCTGGACTATTTCCAGTAGTTGATATATTGTCATTACTGCCTCAACTTGCCGTCTAAGTGTGGCAAACATGAAAACAATATAGCAGACAGTGGTAGAGAAAGGACATTTACGTAAACTTGTTACTTTCAAACTCTCCGATTTAATTTACAGAAGGAATTAAAATCTGTGGATGTATTCAGTCCAACTCcgtataatttatttatattggATGGAAAGTTATTATTCCAATTTAGTCGTAaactatatacatatatatgcaTTTAGCATGCaacttaatttaaataatagcCTAATTTATAATTCAAATCAGGTCAAGTTATATAAATGGAGTTCTTATTTTGTTAAATCAGttttgaaatcaaaactgacaattcttatttttatgtaatattcAGTCAAaattggtgctaaatagcactaaaagcttgtaatcatcgaggaaccacttttagtgctataaagcacctatgaagaaccatccgggggtgatatagcaccagatatggttctatatagcacaatatggttctacatgcTATATgacacttaaaggattagtccattttctttaaaaaaatccagataatttactcaccaccatgtcatccaaaatgttgatgtctttctttgttcaatcgagaagaaattatgttttttgaggaaaacatttcaggatttttctcatttttatgtactttaatggaccccaacacttaacacttaactcaacacttaacagtttttttttcaacgggagtttcaaaggactctaaacgatcccaaacataagggtcttatctagcaaaacaattgtcatttttgacaaaacaaataaaatatgcacttttaaaccacaagctctcttcttcctccggcagtgtgacgagccagcgtaATTGCGagtgacgtagaaaggtcacgtgttacatatatgaaatgcacatttgcggaccattttaaacaataaactgacacaaagacattaattagtatcattcgacatacaacaacaccagaacggtcctctttctcaacacttgtaaacactggggtgtagttttgcattcgtcatctgtgacctcttgacgtgatgacgtattgcgtgagatcgcgctggcgcatcacaggactggagatagacgagaagttgtggtttaacagtgcatatttttttatttttcttgtcaaaaattacaatagtttcgctagataagacccttatgcctcatttgggatcatttagagtcctttgaaactgcaattttaaactgcattaaaactgttaagtgttggggtccattaaagtccattaaaatgagaaaaatcctggaatgttttccttaaaaaacataattcttcttgactgaacaaagaaagacatcaacattttggatgatatggtggttagtaaattatctagatttttttaagaaaattgactaatcctttgagatggttcccctatgattacgagccagtgaactacttttagtgctatttagcactgttTGTGTTCTTCATTATACTGTAAACAATTTATCAGTGtaagtcattatttaaaaaaaatgtatatgccctcataaacttcaatacaaatctgaaaatgtactttcaCCCTCTTGTGGCGATCATTTGCTGAAGATGTCAGCTAAACGGCTTGGGCGGGAGCATCTGTTAACTCTGCACAAGCCACGGCCACTATTTTGCTTGCATAATATTCTGTTTGCCTTGAAAATATGTTACAAGTCGATTGTTACTTTAAGATATGGGGAGGCTGATACCTGATCTCTATTTCTATACCTCAATCATACTTGGGTGTCAGATCTAGCTACAACAATACAGTTAGTTTTATACTGTATTTAGACTATTGGTATGTATCAgtggcgctcgatgcgaagttcgaaacaacatgtatgtaggctgtcatgtgtgtggttccttttttaaatattttgacaaaacatgtgatgcacacaggatctctcgatgcgcagaacacatattttgtaaaaaggaaccacacacatgacaatccgaacacttattttgaattagcgcccctcagatgagcagtcacgagccgcatAACATGTTGTATTTAACTGGTAATGATGTACGATTAGGTTTTATTTAGGTTCTTTCCATCATTGCAAaagctaacataaactaacaaaaaacaatatgtgtttacataatttattaatctttgttaatgcaACTGCAATTCTTCATTGTTTATCATGTTTATCATCCCAGGATAGAAACAGatataacttttaattttaataatgtatttaaTGGTGAAAATAATATAGTCAAAGAATAATTGTAAAGTGCTTGAGAGTTGAAatccatttttacatttaacttagattttttatttcaaacagtACTCATTGAAACCCCACATATCATCCATTCATTCTCTGAACCGGCTTATCTTCTGCAGGTTTCTGGAGGGCTGCAGTTCTGCTTGCATAAAATATAAGATGCTGTAGATGAGTTAGGAGACAGAATTTCCTTATTCCTTGGAGAGACAGTTAACATTTGGTCAGAGAAGGTAAATGAAATTTATTAGAATCATAACGTTCAATTTTCACTGACCCTGACTGTAAAATTCTATTAAAATCAGATAGAAACAGCTGATGTCCTTTAGGAATACAAAGAAAGGTGGGTGTGGCATGTTGCCTTGTTTAAAACTGGGGGTTATGTACTCATTTACCCATCATTTCAAATGTTCTTATCACATGAAACACCagaataatgtttatttttaaaggttAAGAAACTTGAAATGCTATGGTTTTGCagtaatagaatagaatagaatagaatagaatagaatagaatagaatagaatagaatagaatagaatagaatagaatagaatagaatagaatagaattaCACGGCTTGTTggttgattctgattggccagtcttgtcatttgcaggtttgttattcccagaatACAAAATAACATGGTAACCCGGATtcttttgacaggtacagttgtgttcaaaattattcaaccccaactgaaattgattgttttggccggtttgacattgattttgatcattcagtcatcctgcttacaattacatcaaagaggcatgtgtaggtcagacaaatataacataacatttataaataaataagcacaaatgtcttttctgtgctcacatcattatcagttttattcaacccccaagtgacattcaatcttagtacttagtacaacatccttttacagttaaaacagcttttaaacgtgaagcatagcttgacacaaggtcttgcagcgatctacgggtatcttcgcccattcatcatgggcaaaagcctccagttcagtcacattcttaggctttctttaagtcccaccagaggttctcaatgggatttaagtctggtgactgcgatggccacttcaaaatgttccagcctttcatctgcaaccatgctctagtggatttggaggaatgcttgggatcattgtcctgttgaaaagtccaacgtctcccaagcctcaggtttgtgacggactgcatcACATTGCCatcaatatctcctggtactgaagagaattcatggtaccttgcacatgCTGAAGTTTctctgtacctgcagaagcaaaacagccccaaagcatgattgaccccccaccatgcttcacagtaggcaaggtgttcttttcttcataggccttgtttttcctcctccaaacatagcgttgatccatgggcccaaacagttctaattttgtttcatcagtccacagaacactatcccaaaacttctgtggtttgtccacatgacttttggcatactgcagtcgactcttcttattctttggagacagcaagggggtgcgcctgggagttctggcatggaggccttcagtacgcagggtgcgctgtattgtctgagcagaaacttcagtacccacatctgacaaatcttttctcagttcctcagcagtcacacggggacttttttccactctacgctttagatcttttttctgccacgaccaggaagcgtttcaacagtgccctttgccttgaaattgcgaatgatgcttcctatggtgtctcttggtatgtttaacatctttgcaatcttcttatagccattgcccttcctgtgaagattaatcacctcttctcttgtcttcctggaccattcttttgacttcaccatgtttgtaaccacaccagtaaatgtttagaaggagttgagtatcacagtcattttaaagctgcctaattggtgcctattaggctttattgctgttccctgacatccacaggtgttttcaatacctgattgaaaacacttcaatgaacctctgttcttcagagtggtagttctttaaggggttgaataattgtgtcaatgaagaattcacaaaagaaacatttactactatattacaaaaccaattgatgtcattttagttgcatatggttctttaagaagtcattgtaggatttcattctgaatacaattacaaatgtacactaaattccctaaaacccttaacagcattgggggttgaataattttgaacacaactgtatatatatatatgaagagtttggttccaaaacgcaataaatccattttgacaaattttggtaaaaacgtgttttctataccaagaaagtgacaagatgaacacaactattttctgttatagactttcacatagcatctttaggttataataacgttaagaattcaaatccataatttgattttcaaagatgtattataaaaacaagtttttttttcaaaatgctataaatctattgaatcaatatataaatgtggattcatctttgccatgttatattaatttagttgactatacactgataaaaaaattaatggcattaattaaaacacttaatttgtcatattaagaacactgtcattgcggcTGCATCCTTGGGACGtgtgctgaacttttttgacagcgatcaatATTTGGTCCTACTCGATTTTCGTTAGCTtcgtgtaaaataatgtaaagttttgatAAGATATGGagttaatgtgttagcatgacagaagcttgatgctgttgagagaacaagcaacagctgaCATTTTTCTACCGAATGTCTCtggcgtaaattattagattttaatggcttacgtttcttccacgtcacagaaaaccaccaccggtttagcaatgccatcaaaattactattttgttcttgtttgtttgtggatctcgaagtacaaagtagatgaggaaaactaggatttaatgtgtattcaacgcaccgccattgttgtttttttgtggagcggatttattgtattattcagaaaaggaggactgccgtttatcgcattttgggaaaaagggagaaaagatgacagaataacatggcggatattggattttgcataaaattaggaatttactttttaatactgacctaatacaatactgattttggctgtaactaatttttttaaatgccgtttttcacattttggaactaaactcttaataaaaatgcattttgataacatacagtatatgacattacatttacaaatggttaaaccaaatagtgtgtttgtgacatttgaacctcttatcttaaaaccgaggtttgcatttgttaataatgagctaataaaaaatttcaaatcaatatttaaagaTCCTTACTTTAATTTTAAGGTAAATTAAATTAGCTGTTTATTAAGCGGGATAATATACAGGAAATAACAACAGTCTTCCTACACCAGTGCCGGCCCGAGCCTCTTAGGTGTCTTAATCAGAATTTGTTtggcattaggtacagaaatcaaatcaaatgaattataacactgtctttattgtatgaattaaatataacaaattattttttagagctatagaagtgattttctctttgtcttggattgtttgattaacattaatgacacagacttaagtaggttaattgaggttactgtctctttaagagaagcacAAGACATAAacctaagacataaacaaatgtttttattggaaaaagaatactgtgtagatcattttgtttgtatgtgccctgtcaagaacagaaagattttatttttctcttgCTTTCTGAAATGCATCTCTTCATGtgtgcactactgagtgcacttaaacgtgcacatgcacaaacacagacggaggacgaattACAAGCGGTTTGGAATAAAAACGTtacattgtttttcagtgctctattcctcaaatgtatgttaatggactacagccGCATGTGCGTCCAGaaaactgctcactttagcaccTTTTTGCGGGTTGAATCGTTTAAAATCACATCACTTGAAATGTTAACAtctgcaagcctttgaaacacatgaaatggtaaactttccctatttaaatttgcatattaattcaCAAATTGCAtggagccgaaccgtgggtcaaTCACGGATCAGCTGCAATCTGTCACGCCACTAGCTGCTGCTGCAAAacttaaacatactgtaaataatCATGCAAACATACCTTTTTCTTGCTCTTGCTCTTGTCCGtttcttctttctcttttcGGAACCAAAGGGATCCATACTTTTTTGTGACAAAGCTTATCATTTATTACAGTTATGCACACTGACGCGAATTGTCAATGCACGCGAGGTGTCTATATTGCGCATGACTCAAACGCTAGCACTGCAGACACACAGCAGTTGTCtgcaaatcagattttttttgtcttgaattattcatttattcattcattcattcatattacTTGTTTAAGTTATTCAATTGTAAAAAAGACGATTGGGGGGCCCCTGGTGGCAACGGGGCCCCAAGCAGCAGCTTAGTTCGCTTATGCCTTGTGCCGGCCCTGTCCTacacattatcccttacttacaCAATGTAGTCCAATTACGAAATATAATTTTTGATATTTCGAAAAGATAAAACGATTCCCAGAGCAGCGCTTTGAGAATTTACTTCACCACCAGTATCTCTAAACAGATTAAACCTTGACATCTCTGCAAGCTCTCATTAGAAGGAGGGCCATGCTTGTTCAAAGTCAAAATGTCTGAAGCAAAGACCTCATATTACGCTCCAAACAAATTACTAACACATAGTGCTTTGTTTTACTTTATGTAGCTATTTTACATGAGAAACATCACAAAGAAATGACAGCTTAGTTTAA
This region includes:
- the adra2c gene encoding alpha-2C adrenergic receptor; translation: MDNLSFSNQDSYTDTGNVSTGNTTSQYSPATIIGLGGLVGFLILFTIVGNVLVVIAVLTSRALKPPQNLFLVSLASADILVATLIMPFSLANELMGYWFFGKVWCDIYLALDVLFCTSSIVHLCAISLDRYWSVTQAVEYNLKRTPRRVKGMIVVVWLIAAVISFPPLISMDRNKEGDSSEPQCQLNDLTWYILYSSIGSFFAPCVIMILVYIRIYQVAKTRTRTMSEKRRDTEAESGTPRLENGLSREDSRRENGHCASSPPGEHKPGEDDPDADLEDSSSSDEKAKRGKNETAPRKDRRFSRKNSSCSKHSSRKSRASSKSLDLFSSRRKRRNTISRKKISQAREKRFTFVLAVVMGVFVVCWFPFFFSYSLYGICREPCAIPETLFKFFFWIGYCNSSLNPVIYTIFNQDFRRAFQKILCKSWKRSF